The genome window GAGCCGAAGACCATTGAGAGAAGCGAAGGTAAGGCGAAACGCGTGATCGACCGCAGAAATCTTGTATAAAGGGGGAAATGACTATGACGATTAAACAGTTGTCCGTATTTTTGGAAAATCGTTCCGGACGGTTAGATGAGGTCCTGGACGTACTGGGAAATAACGGCGTGAATATTGTGGCGCTCAGTCTTGCGGATACTTCTGACTATGGTATGCTCCGCATGATCGTGAGCGATCCGAAAAAGGGCCGCGAGGTGCTGAAGACAAATGGGATTACCGCAATGCTCACAGATGTGGTCGCACTCCGGGTTCCGCACGCGACAGGTTCTCTGGCAAAAGCGATGCATGAGATTGTGGAGGGCGGCGTGAATGTGGAATATATGTATGCGTTTGCAAATGGAGCGGACGCCTCCGCAGTGATCAAAAGTGATGATCCGGGGAAGGTAGTGGAACTTTTACGCAGCAGCGGATTTGATGTCTGGAAAGAGGACGAGGCGTATCACGCAAATATTATGAAATAGCAGAATTATAACCTGACGGAAGGTCTTTTGGATCTTCCGCCAGATTTTCGTTGCCAGGTATACCTAAGTGAAAGTCCAGTGGGCCTTCATCCCGGTATGCTTTGCAACAGAAAGAGAGCGGGAGGCCCTAC of Roseburia hominis contains these proteins:
- a CDS encoding ACT domain-containing protein, whose amino-acid sequence is MTMTIKQLSVFLENRSGRLDEVLDVLGNNGVNIVALSLADTSDYGMLRMIVSDPKKGREVLKTNGITAMLTDVVALRVPHATGSLAKAMHEIVEGGVNVEYMYAFANGADASAVIKSDDPGKVVELLRSSGFDVWKEDEAYHANIMK